TATGGAAGCCGAAGAGCTCGACATGGATAGCGTAAACACTGCGCTAATTGCAGGGTTTGACCAAGTAATTGAAGATTTTAAACAAGCTCGCGGCGATGAAGGCGCAAACTTACAAGAAATGATAGCAACTCGCCTTGATGCTATTTTAGAGCAAGTAACCATTGTTGAAGCTCACTTACCTGAAATCGCTAAATGGCAGCGCGAAAAACTAAACCAAAAGCTTGAAGAACTAAAAACTGACATCGATGAGTCTCGCCTTGAGCAAGAGCTTATTTATCTTGCGCAAAAGCAAGATGTTGCTGAAGAACTTGACCGCTTAAAGTCGCATGTTAAAGAAACCAAAAAAATCTTAACTAAAGGCGGCGCATGTGGCCGACGCCTAGACTTTATGATGCAAGAGTTTAACCGTGAAGCAAACACGTTAGCGTCAAAGTCTATCAACAGTGACATCACAAACGCTGCGGTAGAGCTAAAAGTGTTAATCGAGCAGATGCGCGAACAAATTCAGAATATTGAATAAACGCACTTTACAGCATTTTTACAAGACCCAGCACCTGCTGGGTCTTTTGTTTTGAAAGTCTAAAAGCGGGCAAACTTGAGCACTTTTAGTGAAATAAAGTACAATAGTTTAATTAAAGGCTTGGATTAGCGATAGTCCGAGCCTGTTTATTTTTTATTAGAGACAGATCATGGCGCAAACTCGCGGAAATTTATTTATCTTGTCAGCTCCATCAGGGGCTGGTAAATCAAGCTTAATTGGTGCTTTACTAAAGAAACACAGCGATATGAAAGTATCAGTTTCGCACACTACTCGCTCACCTCGCCCGGGCGAAGAAAACGGTGTGCACTATCATTTTGTTTCTGTGGATGAGTTCAAAGCGCTAATTGAGAAAAATGACTTTTTTGAATGGGCGCAAGTGTTTGATAACTACTATGGTACGTCTAAGCAAGCAATCGAAAGCCAACTTGCAGCTGGTATTGACGTATTTTTAGATATCGATTGGCAAGGTGCTCAGCAAATCCGCAAATTAGTTGATGATGTTGAGACTATCTTTATTCTTCCACCATCAAAAGAAGAACTTGAATCACGCTTAAATAACCGTGGCCAAGACTCAGCTGAAGTAATAGCAGGAAGAATGGCAAAAGCACAATCAGAAACATCACACTATAATGAGTATGATTATGTTGTGGTTAACGATGACTTTGATACTGCACTTACAGAAATCGAAACTATCGTTATGGCTAAACGTTTATCGTTAAAAAGCCAAACTGTGCGCCATCAGGCGTTATTAGAGAACTTACTTAAGTAATACTTTTTAAGAATAAGATAAAAATTAACCACAAGCTATTGGCGAATTTAACTTGGTACAGTAAACTACGCCTTTGCTTAAGAATTTATTTGGAGTGCTAAGATGGCTCGCGTAACTGTTGAAGATGCAGTAGATGCAATTGGTAATCGTTTTGACTTAATTTTAGTTGCGGCTCGTCGTGCCCGCCAAATCGCGGTTGGTGGTAAAGATCCACTCGTTGATGCTGAAAATGACAAACCAACGGTTATTGCTTTACGTGAAATTGAGAAAGGGTTAGTAGATAGCTCTTCTATGGACGTAATTGATCGTGAAGAACAACAACATCAAGAAGCAGCAGAAATGGCTGCTGTGGCTGCTATCGTAGGTGGCAACCAGTAATCAAGCTCCCCGCTTTGATTTAGCTATACGGCTAGTATTTCTACACTAGCCGTTGGCAAGCCCTTCTTTTCATCGTATATTCTATTCATACCGTTACCGATTTACTTCATTTGCGCATTGGAGTGTGACTTTGTATCTATTCGAAGGCCTCAAAAAGAAAATATCCGAATACTTACCACCTGCTGATATTGAGCTGGTACAAAAAGCATACGTGGTCGCTCGCGAAGCCCACGAAGGCCAAACACGCTCAAGTGGCGAGCCTTATATCACCCACCCTGTCGAAGTGACACAAATACTTGCCGGCATGCACTTAGACCACGAAACGCTGATGGCTGCCCTGATGCATGACGTGATTGAAGACACTGACTTTAGCCAACAAGACTTAGCTGAAATTTTTGGCGACACGGTTGCCGAGCTTGTTGAAGGGGTGAGTAAGCTAGATAAACTCAGCTTTAAAGATAAAAAAGAATTCCAAGCCGAAAACTACCGCAAAATGATCATGGCGATGACTCAAGATATTCGCGTGATTTTAATTAAACTGGCTGACCGCACTCACAACATGCGTACTTTAGGCGCACTGCGTCCTGACAAACGCCGTCGTATTGCCCGTGAAACCCTAGAGATTTATGCGCCAATTGCGAACCGCCTTGGTATTCATGATATTAAAAATGAATTAGAAGATTTAGGCTTTCAAGCGTTATACCCGATGCGTCATCGCGCATTAAGATCAGAAGTAGTCAAAGCACGTGGTAACCGTAAAGAAGTTATCAGTAATATTAAGACTGAAATTGAAGCGCGTTTAGAAGAGTCTGGCATCGAAGCAACTATATCTGGTCGCGAAAAGCACCTTTATAGCATTTACAAAAAAATGCTTAATAAAGAGCTGTCGTTTAACGAAGTGATGGATATCTACGCGTTCCGTATCAATGTTGATAATATGGATACCTGTTATCGCGTATTAGGTGTTGCTCATAACCTTTACAAACCAATCGAAACCCGTTTTAAAGATTATATTGCTGTACCAAAAACCAACGGTTATCAGTCGCTTCATACCTCATTAGTTGGCCCTCATGGTATTCCTGTTGAGATTCAAATTCGTACCCACGATATGGATCATATGGCAGATAAAGGGGTGGCTGCTCACTGGATGTATAAAAAAGCCGGTGATAGCGCAGGCCATACAGCACAACAACGTGCTCGCCAATGGATGCAAAGCTTACTGGAGCTTCAGCAAAGTGCGGGCTCATCATTTGAGTTTGTTGAAAACGTTAAAACAGAGCTATTCCCTGAAGAGATCTATGTTTTCACCCCTGATGGTCGTATCGTTGAGCTACCTATGGGTGCGACAGCAGTCGACTTTGCTTATGCAGTTCATACTGATGTAGGTAATACCTGTGTAGGTGCACGCGTTAACCGTAAACCTCACCCACTAAGCAAAGCACTTGATACAGGGCAAACAGTCGAAATCATTACCAGCTCTGGAGCGCACCCTAATGCAACTTGGTTAAACTTTGTTGTAACAGGTAAAGCACGTTTAGGTATTCGCAATTACCTGAAGAGCCAACAGCATGAAGAAGCCATGCTGCTCGGTCGACGTTTACTAGACTCAGCACTTGGTGAAACCAAACTCGATGATATTCCAGATGAAAACATTCGCCGTGTACTTCAAGAGCATGAACTAAATACCGTACTTGAGCTATTAGTCGAAATAGGCTCAGGCAATCTAATGAGTGTGCTTATAGCAAAACGTTTGATGCAAGTTGATGCAGACGACCTAGACGACCTAGCACAAAAAGCAAAAGCGACCATCATCGGTACTGAAGGCATGTTAGTTAATTACTCTAAATGCTGCCGACCAGTCCCAGGTGATGCTATTACAGCTTATATCAGCCAAGGTAAAGGCCTTACTGTTCACCGCCAAGAATGTAAAAACATTCGTGGTTGGGAAAAAGAGCGTTCAAAATACCTAGTTGTAAAATGGGACGATAACCCAGAGAAAGAATATATTGCAGCCCTTCGTATTGAGATTATCAATCACCAAGGTGCGCTGGCTAAATTAACCAATGTTGTTGCCTCAACCCAAGCCAATATTGTTGAAATAGCAACTGACGAAAAAGAAAGTAATTTATACATGATAGATTTAGGCATCACGGTTAAAAACCGCGTTCATGTTGCTAACATTATGCGCCGCATTCGCGTTATGCCTGATGTGCAAAGAGTCTATCGTAAAAAGTAACAAGGATAATCATGAACAAATCTTTTATTTCTACTGATAATGCACCAGCAGCAATCGGTACTTATAGCCAAGCAGTTAAAGTAGGCACGGCAGTTTATTTATCAGGTCAAATTCCACTTGTACCAGAAACAATGGAAGTGATCTCTGAAGACTTTACTGAGCAAACTCACCAAGTATTCAAAAACCTAACAGCTGTTTGCCAAG
Above is a window of Pseudoalteromonas shioyasakiensis DNA encoding:
- the spoT gene encoding bifunctional GTP diphosphokinase/guanosine-3',5'-bis pyrophosphate 3'-pyrophosphohydrolase, whose product is MYLFEGLKKKISEYLPPADIELVQKAYVVAREAHEGQTRSSGEPYITHPVEVTQILAGMHLDHETLMAALMHDVIEDTDFSQQDLAEIFGDTVAELVEGVSKLDKLSFKDKKEFQAENYRKMIMAMTQDIRVILIKLADRTHNMRTLGALRPDKRRRIARETLEIYAPIANRLGIHDIKNELEDLGFQALYPMRHRALRSEVVKARGNRKEVISNIKTEIEARLEESGIEATISGREKHLYSIYKKMLNKELSFNEVMDIYAFRINVDNMDTCYRVLGVAHNLYKPIETRFKDYIAVPKTNGYQSLHTSLVGPHGIPVEIQIRTHDMDHMADKGVAAHWMYKKAGDSAGHTAQQRARQWMQSLLELQQSAGSSFEFVENVKTELFPEEIYVFTPDGRIVELPMGATAVDFAYAVHTDVGNTCVGARVNRKPHPLSKALDTGQTVEIITSSGAHPNATWLNFVVTGKARLGIRNYLKSQQHEEAMLLGRRLLDSALGETKLDDIPDENIRRVLQEHELNTVLELLVEIGSGNLMSVLIAKRLMQVDADDLDDLAQKAKATIIGTEGMLVNYSKCCRPVPGDAITAYISQGKGLTVHRQECKNIRGWEKERSKYLVVKWDDNPEKEYIAALRIEIINHQGALAKLTNVVASTQANIVEIATDEKESNLYMIDLGITVKNRVHVANIMRRIRVMPDVQRVYRKK
- the rpoZ gene encoding DNA-directed RNA polymerase subunit omega — protein: MARVTVEDAVDAIGNRFDLILVAARRARQIAVGGKDPLVDAENDKPTVIALREIEKGLVDSSSMDVIDREEQQHQEAAEMAAVAAIVGGNQ
- the gmk gene encoding guanylate kinase; its protein translation is MAQTRGNLFILSAPSGAGKSSLIGALLKKHSDMKVSVSHTTRSPRPGEENGVHYHFVSVDEFKALIEKNDFFEWAQVFDNYYGTSKQAIESQLAAGIDVFLDIDWQGAQQIRKLVDDVETIFILPPSKEELESRLNNRGQDSAEVIAGRMAKAQSETSHYNEYDYVVVNDDFDTALTEIETIVMAKRLSLKSQTVRHQALLENLLK
- a CDS encoding YicC/YloC family endoribonuclease, with protein sequence MIHSMTAYARREIKGEWGTGTWEIRSVNQRYLETFIRAPEQFRGMEPVIRERLRKHLQRGKVEVFLKFAANPAHVGELTINESLAEQLIKSAQWVQNQSNGDINPVDILRWPGVMEAEELDMDSVNTALIAGFDQVIEDFKQARGDEGANLQEMIATRLDAILEQVTIVEAHLPEIAKWQREKLNQKLEELKTDIDESRLEQELIYLAQKQDVAEELDRLKSHVKETKKILTKGGACGRRLDFMMQEFNREANTLASKSINSDITNAAVELKVLIEQMREQIQNIE